The sequence ATATTTCGCGGTCGCGTCCTCGATCTCGCCACCGCCACCGAAGCAGCCGCAGTCGATCGAGAGCCCGCGCGCCCACGCCGACGCGATCCCGACGATGAAGGCGACGAACAGCAGCGCCGACAACACCCCCATCCACCGGGTCAGCAGACCGAGGACCAGGCAGACGCCGATCACGACCTCCACCACCGGCAGCGCGAGCCCGACGGCGGGGACCACCGACTCAGGCAGGAGCTCATAGGCGCGTACGGCGCGGACGCTGCTCGACGGGTCCGGGATCTTGATGGCGCCCGCGACGATCCACACGCCCCCCGTGACCAGCCTCGCGACCAGTCCCATCCACTGCTTCACGAGCACGACCCTAGGCCGACGGCCTGAAGCGCGGCTGAGAACCCTGAGTAGGGTGGCTGCTCGTGAACGAGCGACTGGTGTGGATCGACTGCGAAATGACCGGCCTCGACCTCGGGGCGGACGCCCTGGT comes from Nocardioides piscis and encodes:
- a CDS encoding MauE/DoxX family redox-associated membrane protein encodes the protein MKQWMGLVARLVTGGVWIVAGAIKIPDPSSSVRAVRAYELLPESVVPAVGLALPVVEVVIGVCLVLGLLTRWMGVLSALLFVAFIVGIASAWARGLSIDCGCFGGGGEIEDATAKYPWEIARDVGLLLLSGWLVVWPRTPWSLDAVVLPPRAGADGPTQGHGEDWNGQEQSREEG